The DNA window CGAGAGGATGAACAAGGAAAAATCGAGTGTGGGGCCCTTTCATGATTCCATACCCGATGGAGAGATCGCATCGCTCGACGTCGCGGCGTAGCTCGGCGACGCGCAGCCGCCGGAGCTCGTCCACCCACCCCTCGGCGGCGGAGGCGTCGGGGTCGTCCTCCTCGCCGCTCCCAGCGGTAGAgaagcggcggtggaggaggcggaagCGGAGTCGGCAGCTGTGCGGCGTGAGGCCGGGCCGGGCCGCCAGGGGGCTCCGCGTCTGCACCTCCATGGCCACCGAGTCCCAGctcgccgtgccgtgccgggTCACGGCGCATGCCAGGAGGAGCTCCTCCAGCGTGCCCCAGATCTCCCCGCCCTTctccgctgccgccgtcgcctCTGACTCCGGCGACACGCCGGCGCCGTCCGACCCGTTCGCCATCCTTCCTGCGTGCCCGCCCGTCGGCGCGGTGGTGCCAGTGCCTAGTGTAGGTGAGGTCTCAGCCCTGTCCGTGTCCCTCACCcttgccctcctcctcctccgttgCTTTCCACCGTCTCTTTTCCCCTCCGTCCGGTTTGATTTTTATCGGTAAACAAGAAGATGGCATGGTGGTCATGGGCTCATGGCAGGCAGGCGAGCCCAGCGCGCGTCCTCGCACTCACAAACAATTTCCGACTTTGCCAGGGTCTTTTCTGGAAGAATTACCACAGTGGGGCCCACGAGCGGCTATTTCTTGGCAATGCCCGTATTACCCCTGGTCACTGGTCACTGGTCAGCTCCTGCTAGTACGTGTGCGTGCGTCCGTTGGCTACTTGGTTTGGCAAGCACAGGCACCACGCAACAGAATAAACTGGAGCAGATAAAGCGAAGTCAAAAGCATCCAAGATTCAAACAACGGGGAAAGCTTGATCTTGGAGGTAAATCCGGGTAAGTTTGGGAGTTCGGCATACTAGTTTTGAATTTTAGTCCTCAGTGTACCGTGTGGGACTGAATTGAAAATTGATTTGGTGCAGGTGAAATCGTTTTGACTGGATCAGGCTGATACACACGTTTGTGCCGAATCTAACATCGATCCTCATCCTGAATGATCGAAACTAAGGCAGGATTTTCGTAAAGATTTGACTTTTCAGGAGCCTTTATTCCTACTTTATCAGCCAAACTTTGCCCAGATTTATTCGAAGACACAACTGTGCTCGACTGCTCGTGCAAGCCCAAATTTTCCCAGATTAACGCCTCCATGCCACATCGTTCAACACGACCCGCTGGAAAGAAAAACTAATCATCCATTCATTCAGAATCAAGAAACAAGAATTTATACATTACAGGATAATATCCTAACACAACCGAATGAAACAAAACTGACGCAAAGCTATTAAATCACATTAGGCAACCTCACTTGCTTCCAGCCAGGGATGTAAACTGCCCTTAGTAGTCTATTATTAAGCATAAAACTTGACACGGCAAAAGCAGCAGCCATGTCAAATTGCAGAGCATGCAATGTCAGCAAGACCTAGCAGAGTTCCTCACTTCCGGCGGGCCTCAAGCGCCTTCTTCAACCCCTCGCTTGCTTCATCTGAGGCTGGTTTCGGTCCACTGTCAACCAGTTCCTTCCCACTGCCATGGAAATGGCGATCCGGTTTCGACACGAATGGCTGTTGAGGAGGAGGCAGTGCTGCTGTCAGCCTGCGAACATCGCCTTTGCCGGCACCGACCTCAGCATGCAGGTCCTCTACGGCACGCCGCAGCATTGTGCTCTCGGTGCTCAGCGCCTCGAGCTGCCTCTTCATCAATGAGAATTCCTCTGGCTCGCCTGCTGCTGGCGCGtctttcttcctcttcctgTCCGTTTCAGACTGTGAAGGTGTCTTGGGCGTATGCTCAATGGTGATCTTATTCATCACCAGCAGCGGCATCTTGCTGATGGCGAGGCTACTGGCCTTGCGCCCGTACCCGTCGTCAGCGAGTGCGGCCTTGAGTTCCGGAGGCACACGCAGGCCCCAGTGGAACCGCAGGCTCGCCTTGTTCCACAGCGGCAGGACGCTCCTGGTGGTGAGCTGCATCCCGGACAGCAGCGcgcccaccccgccgccgcccctccccgcagCTGCCGCGACGTTCGCCGCAAacccgttcccggcgaaggtgAACCCGTTGACGTGCGCGTCGCGGTCGCGTTCGTGGCCGTCGCCGTTGGTGGTGAGGTCGGCCATCTTGATCGCCAGCGGCGGCTGGGCTGgcgcagccggcggcggcggtggcggcatcGGGGAGCGGACGGAGCTGGCGAGGCCGAAGTCCCCGATCCGGGGCTTGAAGTGGAGCGAGAAGGCGGGCGCGTTGGAGGAGAGTAGGTTGAACTCGGCGGCGAGCGCGAAGGGCGCGCGCGCCGGGGACCCCATCGGGCCGAGCCCCGTGCGGACGGAGAGCGCGAAGGGCTGGAGCGGGTCGTTGGGGCGGTACGAGAGGCGGAGCGCCGGGCCGGAGGGGAACGCCGTGGAGAGGTCGAAGTGGAGGTCCTTGGCGTCGCCCCCAGCCGCGAGGCCCGAGAGGAAGGGCAGCCCCAGCACGCCGACCGGCACCTTGGCCCGCAGCAGCGGCCGGTCGTCGTCGCGGAACTTGATTGACGCCTTCATGGCgggggcggctagggtttgggctCGGAATCGGACTGGGCGTTCCTCTAATCGGTGACGGGGAGGGGAGGATTTGAAGTGCGGaggcgaggggcggcgcggaggtTACGCTATCACGGCGGCtgcggagacggcggcggccgcggccggattTAATTAGGGGGCGGAGGTTCAGGGGAGGGGACTGGTTGAAATGGGGGAGGAGGTGGAAATGGGGATCGGATTGTGTTCGAGCTTGCCGGACCGTTTGTTTCCTCCTCCTTTTACCTCGCTCTTTCCTTTTCACTTTCACGGCGCTGATTTAGCTCGTCTAGTTGTGGCCTTGTGGGGATCACTCATCACTGGGCAGTAAATGCTGTGATTTGGGCCGGCCTTGTTAATTATTGACCATGTCCAAATTAAGCCCGTTCCACTGGCCTGTGGCGCAGGAAAAAGGACGGACCGGGTAAATCACAGACCAGCTTTCCTAAGACTGGGCTAGGCCCAGCAAAAGGTTTCGCTTCCAAAATTCTTTTTTTTACGCCTCTCATCTAGGTGCACCCGTAGCATCTGTTCATATACACACGCACATTCTAAAATTCTTCTTTAGTCTGCATTCTTTCTTTTTTAGCTAAATTTTAATCACCATTCTCTAGAAAAATGGTAACCGTGTTTGCAGAACTTCCTTCAAGAAAAATATGTAACCCTCGTTCGTCCAttctattttttttttcattcgTAAGTTTTTCACACGATGAAGGTAGAGTACAAACAAAATTTCCAGCTTGCTACAAATCAATTGTACACAAGATGTAATGAATAACCAATCCTAACAAATAATCAGTCGCTAGTTCTCACAAAGCAACGACGAAAGGGAACCTCTCCCCACGAATGACTGGAAAGCGGCGAGCCTGCACGCGGCGAGCGACCGCGCGTGCCAGGATACGCCCTCCTCAGCCATCCACGTCCCGTCGTCGAAGTTGCGCGCGTAGCTGGCCGAGTCGTACTCgtacctcgccgccgccttcacCCGCAGCGGCAGGGCCGCCCTCCTGCCGCCCCACAGCCTCCgcgccgcccagcgccgccgcgcggcgTACAGCCGGGCGACTCCCGCGGCGCCCCGCCtcagcgccgcccacgccctcgcggcgccggcgcgcacGCCACCCTCCTccggctccggcgccggcgacagCCTCTGGTAGTTCGTGACCCGCATCGTGGAACGCGAAAGAGGCGGCTCTTCTCCCTTCTGCTTCGTCTTTCGTGACGTGCGCCGCGCCGACGTGGTTGGCGACCTGGTTCGACGGTCGCGGCTCGCCCGGGGGCTTTATAACCGTGGGAAATGACCGTCATGCCCGTCGCCATTAGGCATCCGATCCAGGGGTGTTTTGGGGGTTTTCTCGGGCGGGCATTCCCGAGGAGTTGGATCGCACAAAGTCCTCTCGGTCTAGCTGGACGGTGGGCCCTGCCTGACAGGAGGGCAGCCTTCTGTTGGTTCTCCAGCTGCCAAATGGACCCACCGCTGCGGATCGTGTTCTGTATACACTGATCATTGTTAGGAAAAAAATGGTTTGTTTGCCTAGATGGCATGATTGGCATCGTTCTCAGACGTGCATAAACTGGGATAAACCACAGGCTGTTTGATTGCGTTCGGTGAACTGAACGGCGAATGCCAGTTGCTGCCCAAGCTTTGTTTGATTCTTTAGTAGTCCCAAACCAGCTGTTATGAACGGCTACTTTCCTTTTTGTTTATAAGTTGGCAGAGACGTTTAAAGGTGGCATCAGAGAGCTTAAACCATTGACAGCTTCTTCTTAGCGTCCAATCAGCTACGACACCGACGAAATCTGATACACCAACTAGGTCACTGCAGAGTTGTTGAGCGTTTATGCAAACTCGTATTGTAGAGTACCGAGCTGCCGAGCTGGTATGGCGGGCAGTAACATGTAAACATATCAACAAGAACAAGGCATCACAACTGACAGCAGTCTTCAGTCATCATTAAGTCCAACTGCAGCTGTTCTAGCTGCCACGCTTTTTTTAATGTCAGTCTTAACATCAGTAAATATATTACTCTGTTTCGGCACATTTCAGGATTTCCCTGTACAAGAGAAAAAGAATCCAATCCAATTTAAATCAAAATATGGGCTAAGCTATGGGACTATGTTCAGTACAGTACTGAGTACTGACTAATTGACTATGAGCACGCAAGCTATAGCTCCTCGGTGCCAATTCATCTCCTCTCATTTCTTTGCCTTGGAGAAACGAAGGCACCTGTACTTCTCACCGCTGACGGTGATTTCAAGGGCTCCATCTTGGTTGTCTTGGCTGGAAGCGGTTCCCATGAGGACGCTCTTTTCCTTCTCCAGGTTATCCTTTTCTATCTTCAGCCTGGCCTCTTGCCGTGCAATCTCTGCCTGTTAGAGATGCAACCAAAATTAGTCACGTTGCATGTCCCGAGATCACAGTTCATATGATGAATTGGGTAGACTATGATAATCAGACACACTTGACATTCACTGTCAAAATGCTTAATTAACATCAGAAAGCACCTGCCCAAATTCATATTGCTCTAAGAATCTAATCAAGTTCAAAGGAATTCGAAGATCATGTGCCTTGACTCAAGTTGGTCCTAATTGGACAAAAGAGAACTAAATTAACAGCTGACACTACAGTTAATAAGGCATGAAGTAACTGTTAGTTGCCACAACATTAATAACTTCATTATATCCAAAGTACCTTGGAACAGTCATAAAGACACTTCTCAATAGATCCCTGTTCTATATCATACGCTTAACACTTCAAAGTAGGAATTGCATATATTTATCCACTCAACTGAGTCATGCTCAGAGTCAACCAAGAAAACTCTATTCTTCTGGTATGGTAGCAGAAGACAAGAGCACCTGTTACATTTTCAGGCATCTCAACCATGGCCATAATAAGGAATAAGTCAAGACTCAGAATCACTGGCTAGACCGCTAGACAATATACTCAGATAAAAATGCTTCATATAGAAGACATGACTACAGTGCAGCAATAATAGCAACTGAACATGTAAGGTCGAAACAAGACAAATGGGCACAATAACCTTCCATAAATGAAGCAACAAGATCGGTACTAATCACAGTAATGCTAAGTTGCTAACTCAAATAAGGATCGAGCCCATTATGCATGTGCATATGTCTAAACCAGATGCCTTTCCTCCAAATCATCTAAACATGTGGCCTCTCCCTCTACACCTAGAAATCTAGTTGTTTGATCTCCACCCCCATCATACCGACCCCCAACCCAAGCACTAACTACCCCACTGCACACCTCTCTCAGGGTTGTCACCGCCCCCCCTCACATCCACATATCCTTGAACCTCCGTTCAATGCCCTCCTCTCCTGAGTCCCAAGCCTCGCAAAGCCATACATCCTCATCACCAGTGGCTCCAACCGATGCCTTCCAAATACTATCCGTTGCCCTTTATGACATCCACCACTGCCCTCGTCAAATCCAGGGCCAATGGCACCCCCATAATGCACCATCAGGCTAACACTGCACAGACATTTCTTGGGTTGGGGGTAAGTGAAACCTGAATCCTGAACTGAACACCCCAACAACCCTACAGCTCACAAGAGGAGGAGGCCGGCGGACTGGAGGGATTCAGGTTAGAATTTTGGATGAATTTGGAGTTGATTTTCATCTGCTATGTGAGAAGAGAAATATTAAAAACGTATTTTATATGGAAGAATCAATTACTAAAATCTGTAGGACAGTAAGGGTGGAACCCAAGACATCATGACAGAAGCAAAATACCACCAGATGAGGAAAGCAATTCCCCAGTCACAACGTGTAGTGATTACTGATAAACCTACATGATAAACCCAAACTACTTCACTTCAATGGATCATCAGATTTTCGATTGCAATTGAAACATTGCGTGATTAATGAGGAATTACGAGCACTGATTAAGAGAAGATGGAAGTATATCAACATTGGGCAATCGGCAACTCGCAACATCAGCCAATCCATCAACGCCAACAGAAGCACCCCATCAGGAGTAGCGCACACGAGTTGTTCGGAAATTGCTGGGGCGTTTACCTCGCGGCGTGAGAGCTCGGCCTTCCACGCGGCCTCTCGCTCGGCGACCTCGCGCTCGCGCTCCTCGATGTAGCTCTGCATCTCGCGCTCCTTCATGATGCGGTCCTGGATGTCCGCGTCCAGCGCCTCCTGCAGCTCCTTCACGAACCGGTCCACCACCGCCTTGATCCGCACCGACATCGCGCCCCACCGCCCGCCTCTtcctcccctctcctcctctcaGCGCCCCACGCCTCGGGCGAAGCGATTCCGCAAGGTCACGGCACGTCCTCCCTTGCTTCTCGCTATCGTCGCCGGTCGCCGGCGATATCCATGGGCGGGGCGGCTAGGGTTCTTCCGAGGTGGCGAGGTCAGGCGGGCGCCGGAGTTTCGTGGGCCGCTGGTTCACTTTGCTGCGTCGTCCGTGTGGAAGAGAAGAGGCCAGGGCCCAGCGTCAGGGAGCCGAGTCGGCACGTTTGCGTCTCCTCGTGTGGAAGACGTATTCCGCGAAAACCGTAGGCATCCGGCAGAGCATATGCTTTCAATTGAATCAGCCATGGAGCAGCAAGATCCTGGTCCGTCCCCGGGAACTAAGCATAAGAACAGAACGTGATGCCCTTTGCTCTCTCTAGCGCAGCACTGATTATCAGATAACATCCGAGAAAAAGGTTTCAGATTCATAGTCATCATCCTGCTAGGGATTATCCAGTTCCATGCGCAAATTAAACCATCCCACGGAAAAGCTAAAGCTGATGAGGAAAATACACGAGAAAATCACGCGCGCCAAGTCGAAACGCAGCATTGAACATGCTGCGTAATCGCATCGCATAACGGTAAAGATTCAGTACACGGCACCCGGACGACGATAAGCAACCCACCCTACTACTGCACGATCGACACACACGTCAACACCTAAAGCCAGAGCTACAGAGTCTGACGACACGCACCACCTACGACCTCTCGTCTTCCCCCCGAGCGAGCTTCAGTCCTCCAGCGCATCGGTGCGTCACGCTACATAAAAGAGCTAGTAGTCTGGTCTGGTCTGGTCACCGATGGCGCGTGGAGGTCATTTCCAGGACACGCCGGAGAAGCCCCCCGACTGCTGCTGCCCGTGGATGCCGCCGGTGCTGCCGCCTGCGTGCGGCGGGCTCGGGGGGCCGCCGGATGACTCGCTCAGGCTCGTCGTGCCTCTGGACGGCGGGCtgctcggcgccgccggcgcGACCTTTAGTGGCGCCGGTGATGCATCTGAAGGTGACGGagcgagctgctgctgctgctgctgctgctgcttcggcGGCCCTTTCTTTCCATCGGCGTTGAAGCTCCCCGCTACGATCTGTAAAAACAACAGTGGCGATCACTCAGCGCTCTCTGTAAATGCTTTGCCGTACCAAGAAATGAAATCAGGAAGCTACAGATTTCGGCAGTAACCAGCCAGAGAATAGCAGTTAGCGATGCAAATGCCGAGTAAACAGCGCTGAAGCCGAACTCTAACCGCTGATGAACGAGGAAGGCAACTGAACGGACCTGTACTGGTGAAGCGGCTGTCAGAAGTCCGGCAACACTACCACCCAGGACACGGCCGTCAGGCCCTGCTAGCGAAACGCTGAGCCCACCGGTTCGACTGCGATGGCCGCCGTTCTCTGACAGAAGAAACGACCCGG is part of the Panicum hallii strain FIL2 chromosome 2, PHallii_v3.1, whole genome shotgun sequence genome and encodes:
- the LOC112883625 gene encoding uncharacterized protein LOC112883625, with product MKASIKFRDDDRPLLRAKVPVGVLGLPFLSGLAAGGDAKDLHFDLSTAFPSGPALRLSYRPNDPLQPFALSVRTGLGPMGSPARAPFALAAEFNLLSSNAPAFSLHFKPRIGDFGLASSVRSPMPPPPPPAAPAQPPLAIKMADLTTNGDGHERDRDAHVNGFTFAGNGFAANVAAAAGRGGGGVGALLSGMQLTTRSVLPLWNKASLRFHWGLRVPPELKAALADDGYGRKASSLAISKMPLLVMNKITIEHTPKTPSQSETDRKRKKDAPAAGEPEEFSLMKRQLEALSTESTMLRRAVEDLHAEVGAGKGDVRRLTAALPPPQQPFVSKPDRHFHGSGKELVDSGPKPASDEASEGLKKALEARRK
- the LOC112883482 gene encoding uncharacterized protein LOC112883482: MRVTNYQRLSPAPEPEEGGVRAGAARAWAALRRGAAGVARLYAARRRWAARRLWGGRRAALPLRVKAAARYEYDSASYARNFDDGTWMAEEGVSWHARSLAACRLAAFQSFVGRGSLSSLLCEN
- the LOC112880505 gene encoding uncharacterized protein LOC112880505; its protein translation is MSVRIKAVVDRFVKELQEALDADIQDRIMKEREMQSYIEEREREVAEREAAWKAELSRREAEIARQEARLKIEKDNLEKEKSVLMGTASSQDNQDGALEITVSGEKYRCLRFSKAKK